In Cicer arietinum cultivar CDC Frontier isolate Library 1 chromosome 7, Cicar.CDCFrontier_v2.0, whole genome shotgun sequence, a single window of DNA contains:
- the LOC101490478 gene encoding adenylate kinase 4, with translation MANTNLEDVPSENLMTELLRRFKCSSKPDKRLILVGPPGSGKGTQSPIIKDEYCLCHLATGDMLRAAVAAKTPLGTKAKEAMDKGELVSDDLVVGIIDEAMKKPSCQKGFILDGFPRTVVQAQKLDEMLEKQGAKIDKVLNFAIDDAILEERITGRWIHPSSGRTYHTKFAPSKVPGVDDVTGEPLIQRKDDTAAVLKSRLDAFHRQTEPVIDYYSKKGIVANLHAEKPPKEVTSQVEKVLSQ, from the exons ATGGCAAACACCAACTTGGAAGATGTTCCATCTGAAAATCTCATGACCGAACTCCTTCGCCGTTTCAAGTGTTCATCCAAACCTGACAAGCGTCTCATTCTCGTTG GCCCACCTGGATCTGGAAAAGGCACCCAGTCACCAATCATAAAGGATGAGTACTGCTTATGCCACTTAGCTACCGGTGATATGTTGAGAGCAGCTGTAGCAGCCAAAACTCCTCTTGGTACTAAGGCGAAAGAAGCCATGGATAAG GGAGAGCTTGTTTCTGATGACTTGGTTGTTGGCATTATTGATGAGGCCATGAAGAAACCATCATGTCAAAAAGGTTTCATCCTGGATGGTTTTCCAAGAACTGTGGTTCAAGCACAGAAG CTTGACGAAATGCTGGAAAAGCAGGGTGCTAAAATTGACAAGGTGCTCAATTTTGCAATTGATGATGCAATCCTTGAGGAGAGGATTACTGGACGCTGGATACACCCATCCAGTGGCAGAACCTACCATACAAAGTTTGCTCCTTCCAAGGTTCCTGGGGTTGATGAT GTTACTGGTGAACCCCTTATCCAGCGCAAGGATGACACTGCAGCTGTTCTTAAGTCAAGACTGGATGCATTTCACAGGCAGACTGAACCG GTTATTGATTACTATTCAAAGAAGGGCATTGTTGCTAATCTCCATGCTGAAAAACCTCCCAAAGAGGTGACTTCTCAGGTTGAGAAAGTGCTGTCTCAATAG
- the LOC101490154 gene encoding nucleolar protein 56 isoform X1 has protein sequence MALFLLFEAANGYALFEAHGIDEIGQNTEAVRNSVTDLNRFGKVVKLRSFNPFTSALDALEQVNAVTEGVMTDELRTVLETNLPKVKEGKKPKFSLGVAESKLGSQIHDVTKIPCQCNEFVGELLRGVRQHFVDSVGDLKPGDLIKAQLGLSHSYSRAKVKFNVNRVDNMVIQAIFLLDTLDKDINSFSMRVREWYSWHFPELVKIVNDNYLYCKVAKFIEDKSKLSEDKLEGLTDQVGDEDKAKEIIEAAKASMGQDLSPVDLINVHMFAQRVMDLSDYRRRLYDYLTTKMNDIAPNLASLIGEVVGARLISHAGSLTNLAKCPSSTLQILGAEKALFRALKTRGNTPKYGLIFHSSFIGRASAKNKGRMARYLANKCSIASRIDCFSENGSTIFGEKLREQVEERLDFYDKGVAPRKNIDVMKSAIEIADNKDTEMETEEASAKKSKKKKQKATDEDDMAVDNAAEVTNGDATEDHKSEKKKKKKEKRKVDLEVETQDPSVDEGANGDSSKKKKKKSKRMDVD, from the exons ATGGCTCTGTTTCTTCTCTTCGAAGCCGCTAATGGTTACGCCTTGTTCGAAGCTCACGGTATTGACGAGATCGGTCAGAACACCGAAGCTGTTAGGAACTCCGTTACGGATTTGAATAGGTTCGGTAAAGTTGTTAAGCTTCGCTCTTTCAACCCTTTCACCTCTGCTCTTGATGCACTCGAACAAGTTAACGCCGTCACCGAAG GTGTTATGACTGACGAGCTAAGGACTGTTTTGGAGACTAACTTACCTAAAGTGAAGGAAGGTAAAAAGCCAAAGTTCTCATTAGGTGTAGCTGAATCTAAGCTTGGTTCACAGATCCATGACGTGACTAAAATTCCATGCCAATGTAACGAGTTTGTGGGCGAACTTCTTCGTGGTGTCAGGCAACATTTTGTTGATTCTGTTGGTGATCTCAAG CCAGGAGATTTGATAAAAGCACAACTTGGTCTGAGCCACAGTTACAGCAGAGCAAAGGTGAAATTCAATGTTAATCGGGTTGACAATATGGTCATTCAAGCAATCTTTCTTCTTGATACTCTTGATAAGGATATCAATTCATTCTCCATGAGAGTCAG AGAGTGGTATTCGTGGCATTTTCCTGAACTGGTGAAAATTGTAAATGATAATTATCTGTATTGCAAAGTGGCAAAATTTATTGAGGACAAATCAAAGTTGTCTGAAGACAAGCTTGAAGGCTTAACTGACCAAGTTGGAGATGAAGATAAAGCAAAGGAGATTATTGAAGCTGCCAAAGCCTCCATGG GACAGGATTTGTCCCCTGTTGACTTGATCAATGTTCATATGTTTGCACAGAGGGTGATGGACCTATCTGATTACAGAAGAAGATTGTATGATTACCTGACCACTAAAATGAATGACATTGCACCAAATTTGGCTTCTTTAATTGGTGAAGTTGTTGGTGCACGTTTAATTTCCCATGCTGGTAGCCTCACAAATTTAGCCAAGTGCCCCTCTTCAACTCTTCAGATTCTTGGTGCAGAAAAGGCTTTGTTCAG GGCATTAAAAACAAGAGGAAACACTCCCAAATATGGTCTGATATTCCACTCTTCTTTTATTGGTCGAGCTTCTGCCAAAAATAAGGGCCGAATGGCTCGCTATCTTGCAAACAAGTGCTCAATTGCATCACGGATAGACTGCTTTTCTG AAAACGGTAGTACGATATTTGGGGAGAAACTCCGTGAGCAAGTTGAGGAGCGACTTGACTTTTATGATAAGGGAGTTGCCCCTCGCAAGAACATAGATGTCATGAAATCTGCTATTGAAATTGCTGATAACAAAG ATACAGAAATGGAAACAGAAGAAGCTTCAGCCAAGAAAtccaagaagaagaagcaaaaaGCCACAGATGAGGATGACATGGCTGTAGATAATGCTGCAGAAGTTACAAATGGTGATGCAACGGAGGATCATAAAtcagaaaagaagaaaaagaagaaagaaaagagaaaagtaGACCTAGAGGTTGAAACCCAGGATCCTTCTGTAGATGAAGGTGCCAATGGGGATTCAagtaagaagaagaaaaagaaatccAAAAGGATGGATGTCGATTAA
- the LOC101490154 gene encoding nucleolar protein 56 isoform X2: protein MALFLLFEAANGYALFEAHGIDEIGQNTEAVRNSVTDLNRFGKVVKLRSFNPFTSALDALEQVNAVTEGVMTDELRTVLETNLPKVKEGKKPKFSLGVAESKLGSQIHDVTKIPCQCNEFVGELLRGVRQHFVDSVGDLKPGDLIKAQLGLSHSYSRAKVKFNVNRVDNMVIQAIFLLDTLDKDINSFSMRVREWYSWHFPELVKIVNDNYLYCKVAKFIEDKSKLSEDKLEGLTDQVGDEDKAKEIIEAAKASMGQDLSPVDLINVHMFAQRVMDLSDYRRRLYDYLTTKMNDIAPNLASLIGEVVGARLISHAGSLTNLAKCPSSTLQILGAEKALFRALKTRGNTPKYGLIFHSSFIGRASAKNKGRMARYLANKCSIASRIDCFSENGSTIFGEKLREQVEERLDFYDKGVAPRKNIDVMKSAIEIADNKEMETEEASAKKSKKKKQKATDEDDMAVDNAAEVTNGDATEDHKSEKKKKKKEKRKVDLEVETQDPSVDEGANGDSSKKKKKKSKRMDVD, encoded by the exons ATGGCTCTGTTTCTTCTCTTCGAAGCCGCTAATGGTTACGCCTTGTTCGAAGCTCACGGTATTGACGAGATCGGTCAGAACACCGAAGCTGTTAGGAACTCCGTTACGGATTTGAATAGGTTCGGTAAAGTTGTTAAGCTTCGCTCTTTCAACCCTTTCACCTCTGCTCTTGATGCACTCGAACAAGTTAACGCCGTCACCGAAG GTGTTATGACTGACGAGCTAAGGACTGTTTTGGAGACTAACTTACCTAAAGTGAAGGAAGGTAAAAAGCCAAAGTTCTCATTAGGTGTAGCTGAATCTAAGCTTGGTTCACAGATCCATGACGTGACTAAAATTCCATGCCAATGTAACGAGTTTGTGGGCGAACTTCTTCGTGGTGTCAGGCAACATTTTGTTGATTCTGTTGGTGATCTCAAG CCAGGAGATTTGATAAAAGCACAACTTGGTCTGAGCCACAGTTACAGCAGAGCAAAGGTGAAATTCAATGTTAATCGGGTTGACAATATGGTCATTCAAGCAATCTTTCTTCTTGATACTCTTGATAAGGATATCAATTCATTCTCCATGAGAGTCAG AGAGTGGTATTCGTGGCATTTTCCTGAACTGGTGAAAATTGTAAATGATAATTATCTGTATTGCAAAGTGGCAAAATTTATTGAGGACAAATCAAAGTTGTCTGAAGACAAGCTTGAAGGCTTAACTGACCAAGTTGGAGATGAAGATAAAGCAAAGGAGATTATTGAAGCTGCCAAAGCCTCCATGG GACAGGATTTGTCCCCTGTTGACTTGATCAATGTTCATATGTTTGCACAGAGGGTGATGGACCTATCTGATTACAGAAGAAGATTGTATGATTACCTGACCACTAAAATGAATGACATTGCACCAAATTTGGCTTCTTTAATTGGTGAAGTTGTTGGTGCACGTTTAATTTCCCATGCTGGTAGCCTCACAAATTTAGCCAAGTGCCCCTCTTCAACTCTTCAGATTCTTGGTGCAGAAAAGGCTTTGTTCAG GGCATTAAAAACAAGAGGAAACACTCCCAAATATGGTCTGATATTCCACTCTTCTTTTATTGGTCGAGCTTCTGCCAAAAATAAGGGCCGAATGGCTCGCTATCTTGCAAACAAGTGCTCAATTGCATCACGGATAGACTGCTTTTCTG AAAACGGTAGTACGATATTTGGGGAGAAACTCCGTGAGCAAGTTGAGGAGCGACTTGACTTTTATGATAAGGGAGTTGCCCCTCGCAAGAACATAGATGTCATGAAATCTGCTATTGAAATTGCTGATAACAAAG AAATGGAAACAGAAGAAGCTTCAGCCAAGAAAtccaagaagaagaagcaaaaaGCCACAGATGAGGATGACATGGCTGTAGATAATGCTGCAGAAGTTACAAATGGTGATGCAACGGAGGATCATAAAtcagaaaagaagaaaaagaagaaagaaaagagaaaagtaGACCTAGAGGTTGAAACCCAGGATCCTTCTGTAGATGAAGGTGCCAATGGGGATTCAagtaagaagaagaaaaagaaatccAAAAGGATGGATGTCGATTAA